ATGGTTACCTGCACTATCGGCTTGCCCCGGAGGGCGCGCCGTACTTTCAGGTTCGGATCTTCCCGTGGATTTGCCTGCGGGAATCAGCTCCTACACCCTTAAACCCCCTATTCCGTCAGGGGGCGGCAGTGTCACAGCCGCGTCACCGCGTCACACCGGACGCCAGTAACGGAATGTTGACCGTTTGTCCATCGGCCTCGCCGTGCGGCTGAGCCTTAGGCCCCGACTTACCCTGATCCGATTAGCGTTGATCAGGAAACCTTAGTCTTTCGGCGAGGGGGCCTCTCACCCCCTTTATCGTTACTTATACCTACATTTGCTTTTCCATAAGCTCCAGCGCACCTTACGGAGCGCCTTCGGCGCCGATGGAATGCTCCCCTACCGATACTCTGTATCCCGCGGCTTCGGCGGGCGCCTTATACCCGATTATTATCCACGCCCGGCACCTCGACTAGTGAGCTGTTACGCACTCTTTAAATGAATGGCTGCTTCCAAGCCAACATCCTAGCTGTCTCGGGGGCCGGACTTCGTTAGATTAACTCAGGCGCCACTCCGGGGCCTTAGCCGGCGGTCAGGATTCTTCTCCTCTCGGGCACGGACCTTAGCACCCGTGCCCTCACTCCCGCGGAACATGCGGCATGCATTCGGAGTTTGTCAGGACTTGGCAGGCGGTGAAGCCCCCGCATCCTATCAGTCGCTCTACCTCATGCCGAATTACCGCGAGGCTGCACCTAAATGCATTTCGGGGAGTACGAGCTATCTCCAAGTTTGATTGGCCTTTCACTCCTACCCTCGCCTCATCCGGAAGCTTTTCAACGCTTATCGGTGCGGACCTCCATCCGGCGTTACCCGGACTTCATCCTGGACAAGGGTAGATCACTTGGTTTCGCGTCTCCCCCGCATGACTTGACGCCCTTTTCAGACTCGCTTTCGCTCCGGCTCCGCGCCTTGTCGCGCTTAACCTCGCCAAGCAGGGGAACTCGTAGGTTCATTATGCAAAAGGCACGCCGTCACACTTGCGTGCTCCGACCGCTTGTAGGCGCACGGTTTCAGGGTCTATTTCACTCTTCTGTCCGAAGTGCTTTTCACCTTTCCCTCACGGTACTGGTTCGCTATCGGTCTCTCGGGAGTATTTAGCCTTGCCGGATGGGCCCGGCAGATTCACGCAGGGTTCCACGTGCCCCGCGCTACTCAGGATGCCGCTACGCTTCACGCAGCTTCGCATACGCAGCTTTCATGCTCTACGGCCGCGCTTTCCAGCGCGTTCTGCTCGCAGCGTTTCTTGCGGTGTCGCGGTCCTTCAACCCCGCGCGTGCCGTAACACGCGCGGTTTGGGCTCCTCCCCGTTCGCTCGCCGCTACTGGGGGAATCACTGTTGTTTTCTTTTCCTGCGGGTACTAAGATGTTTCAGTTCCCCGCGTTGGCCTCCCGCACCTGGCGGGATGTCATGCCTTCAGCATGACGGGTTGTCCCATTCGGAGATCCGCGGATCAAGGGCCATGTGCGCCTCCCCGCGGCTTTTCGCAGCTTGTCACGTCCTTCATCGCCTCCGAGAGCCAAGGCATCCGCCGTGCGCCCTTATCTACTTACGCCGCCGCTCGCTCTTCCTTCCGGAAGAGAGCGGGCATATACCTCTGGCTGATGCTTGCAGAATAGCCTGCAAGCGCTCGTTTCTCTTTATTGCTTGTCACATCATGTCATAGAACTTCTTTCTAACAGTGGAGAATAACGGATTCGAACCGTTGACCCCCTGCTTGCAAAGCAGGTGCTCTAGCCAGCTGAGCTAATCCCCCAAGACCGTAGTCCCAGGCAGAGTTGAACTGCCGACCTCCACATTATCAGTGTGGCGCTCTGACCAACTGAGCTATAGGACTGGCGTTGAACCTCTGTTTCATATCATATATAAGGAGGGGAACAACGGCACGCCGAAAAGGCAGGACGCCACCGGAACGGAAGCCGCTCCAGAAAGGAGGTGTTCCAGCCGCACCTTCCGGTACGGCTACCTTGTTACGACTTAGCCCCAATCACCGGTTTTACCCTAGGGCGCCCCTTTCGGTTACGCACTTCAGGCACCCCCGGCTTTCATGGCTTGACGGGCGGTGTGTACAAGGCCCGGGAACGTATTCACCGCGCCGTGGCTGATGCGCGATTACTAGCGAATCCAGCTTCGTGGAGCCGGGTTGCAGGCTCCAGTCCGAACTGGGAGGGGCTTTAGGGATTGGCGCTCCGTCGCCGGATGGCGGCCCTCTGTACCCCCCATTGTAACACGTGTGTAGCCCCGGACGTAAGGGCCGTGCTGATTTGACGTCATCCCCACCTTCCTCGCATCTTACGATGGCAGTACCGCCAGAGTCCCCAGCATAACCTGATGGCAACTGGCGGAAGGGGTTGCGCTCGTTATGGCACTTAAGCCGACACCTCACGGCACGAGCTGACGACAACCATGCAGCACCTCCACGGATGTGGTTGCCCACTTGCGCGTTTCCGCGCAATGCATCCGCAGTTCAAGCCCGGGTAAGGTTCCTCGCGTATCATCGAATTAAACCACATGTTCCTCCGCTTGTGCGGGCCCCCGTCAATTCCTTTGAGTTTCACCGTTGCCGGCGTACTCCCCAGGTGGGGCACTTAACGCTTTCGCTAAGCCGCCGGCAGTATATCGCCGGCAGCGAGTGCCCATCGTTTACCGTGCGGACTACCAGGGTATCTAATCCTGTTTGATACCCGCACTTTCGAGCATCAACGTCAGTTGCGGCCTAGCAGGCTGCCTTCGCAATCGGGGTTCTTCGTGATATCTATGCATTTCACCGCTACACCACGAATTCCGCCTGCCTCGAACGCACTCAAGAAAGCCAGTTTCAACTGCAATTTTACGGTTGAGCCGCAAACTTTCACAGCTGACTTGACATCCCGTCTACGCTCCCTTTAAACCCAATAAATCCGGATAACGCTCGCATCCTCCGTATTACCGCGGCTGCTGGCACGGAGTTAGCCGATGCTTATTCATAAGGTACATACAAGCTCCCACACGTGGGAGGTTTTATTCCCTTATAAAAGGAGTTTACAACCCGTAGGGCAGTCATCCTCCACGCTACTTGGCTGGTTCAGGCTCTCGCCCATTGACCAATATTCCTCACTGCTGCCTCCCGTAGGAGTTTGGGCCGTGTCTCAGTCCCAATGTGGGGGGCCTTCCTCTCAGAACCCCTATCCATCGTCGCCTTGGTGGGCCGTTACCCCGCCAACAAGCTAATGGAACGCACCCCCATCGCACACCGGATCGCTCCTTTAATGGCGCTGCCATGCAGCCACGCCATACCATCCGGGATTAATCTTCCTTTCGGAAGGCTGGCCCGGAGTGTGCGGAAGGTCGGATACGCGTTACTCACCCGTGCGCCGGTCGCCGGCAAGCCTAGCAAGCTAAACTTCCGCTGCCCCGCGACTTGCATGTGTTAAGCCTGTAGCTAGCGTTCATCCTGAGCCAGGATCAAACTCTTCATTGTAGAATATCTTTTTCTTTTAAATGAATCCTGTCGACTGGCTCCCGTTCGTCTCTTGAATTGACGTCTCTTTTCCTTTCCTTGAATCGTACTACGTTGTTCCTATCCAAATAATCTCATAGAACGTCGCTCCCCTTACCGTTACAGCCCCTCTCAGGGGGCGTCCCTTCCGGAAAGCGAGTGCAAAGGTACAGACTTTTTCAGAAACTGCAAACAATTCGAAAACTTTTTTTGATTATTTTTTATAAAAACAATAAGACACGCTGTAAACCAGACAGTTAAATAATAAAAAGGAAAAAGGAGAAAAGAAAAAAGGCAATAGGGCATATACATATTATTATACATGCGCGCATTATTATACATGCGCGCATACGAACGCAAGCAGAAGCAGAAAGAAAAGGCATGGCAATTACTTGCATGAGTTTATGAATATACTTGCAAGAGCCGATGAAAGGGCATAACCGCCAACCCGAAACATAAAAAGGGCATCCGTTGCCATGAAACAAATGTCCATAGCACCGGAAACCTCCGTCCGCATTGGCTTCTGCCTTGCCTGTTCAATAATAATGTCTCTTTTATTCTATTTGCGTTCAGACAATTGCCTTATTTTTGTGCATTCAAAAACGAAAAATAGAAATGAAAGAAGTAAATCCGAAAGAAACGACCCGTGCATACGCATTTGAAATGTGGATAGATGCCCCCATGCCCATGCTCACCTTTTTCAAGACCATAGATGTAACCCGCCTTGCCCGGATAAGCAAACGGACTGGATTAAAGTTCAATATGCTGATGTGCTGGTGCATCGGACGGGCAGCACGCCATATCAAAGAGTTCTATATGCTTCCGGTCGGTAAAAAATTGATAGAATATGATAACCTTGCCGTTTGTGCCGTTGTGGCTAATAGAGAAGGAGAAATAAGCTCCTGCGACATTCCTTTTTCTAATGACCTGAAACAATTCAATGAAGATTACCTGCGGCTGACCAGGCAAGTTGCTGAAAGTTGTCAGAATCATGACTTGACGGATTGCATGGTGATTGGCACATCTGCCCTTGTGCAATATGAAATAGACGGAGCGGTAGGTATGTACAGCGGAGTGTTCAATAATCCGTTTCTGATTTGGGGCAAATACAAACGGCATTTAT
The Phocaeicola salanitronis DSM 18170 genome window above contains:
- a CDS encoding CatA-like O-acetyltransferase, family 2, translating into MKEVNPKETTRAYAFEMWIDAPMPMLTFFKTIDVTRLARISKRTGLKFNMLMCWCIGRAARHIKEFYMLPVGKKLIEYDNLAVCAVVANREGEISSCDIPFSNDLKQFNEDYLRLTRQVAESCQNHDLTDCMVIGTSALVQYEIDGAVGMYSGVFNNPFLIWGKYKRHLWKRTLVVSFQFHHTQMDGAHASCFLENLQKEINCLVV